From one Streptomyces sp. Q6 genomic stretch:
- a CDS encoding ATP-binding protein — translation MVQHGGRDRQTLLFERESELVAVEEALSELTGLRAAGVDPPDRPHGALLAVAAPAGLGKTTLLTEVRRRAAAKGCTVLYARGGEQEQGVAFHVARQLVQPQLAGLSDTELRSRLGGWYAIVGPALGLCAPSDGAPPDPQGLRDGLDWVLTHLAVQRAPMVLVLDDAHWADPESLSWLAAFAPRAEELPLLLVVAYRPEELPGHAEALRGLPGRSGRRALGLAPLSAPAIARLVRESLGAHADDAFCRECWAVTAGNPFEAVELTAKVRDRGLTPTENGAHLLRDLASAAKGSGLVAILERLGASTVRHAWACAVLGTEISPELAAAVAGLGAEEAADATDRLRNARILTGVDTLEFVHPLIATAVYRAIPPGVRVALHGQAAWTVVNAGLGPSAAARHLLETHPDGDPWVVQQLRSAARETVRAGAPEAARRYLARALREPPPFDDRAVVLYELGSASLLTEPATTVNHLRAALEEPITDPALRHGIVYRLSQVLAHSDRLVEASETLAREIPVTVDARVRLRMQAEQFMWDAFRADEPDSPARSRRLAKLADRLTGRDLTERYIIGLRTWDATLRGEPVDTVIHHAERALSGGLRWAADEDRGFEVPVLVALSYMYADRPGRTEELFVEGIADFEHAGWHGAHLSFAYTLLAYVRYRRGRLAEAEDFVRAGLRLAERVGPGTPAHWYAVGILVQVLLARGRVTEAGTVAESYAFGPPFPSAVVFPDSQTVYGELLLALGRTKEAAAELAAAGRRLDPRGMRNPAWCPWQLHLARAEAPDAPERALATALDAVERARHFGAPSTIGQALRAAADVTSGAGRVKLLEESVAHLERSPAGYELACSLVALGAELRRTGHAKDAADQLYRGLDTAVACGADGLVERARDELAAAGLRPRPLHGAATDTLTARERAAAAGAVRGLCPAEIGSELHLEEATVVRLLSAVYRKVGTDPAGLPVALGSAADEPPH, via the coding sequence ATGGTGCAGCACGGTGGCCGGGACCGGCAGACACTGTTGTTCGAACGTGAAAGTGAACTCGTCGCCGTCGAGGAGGCGCTGAGCGAGCTCACCGGGTTGCGCGCGGCCGGCGTCGACCCGCCCGACCGCCCGCACGGCGCGCTGCTCGCCGTCGCCGCCCCGGCCGGCCTCGGCAAGACGACCCTGCTCACCGAAGTGCGCCGCAGGGCCGCCGCCAAGGGCTGCACCGTCCTGTACGCGCGCGGCGGCGAACAGGAGCAGGGCGTCGCCTTCCACGTCGCACGCCAGCTCGTCCAGCCCCAGCTCGCCGGCCTGTCCGACACCGAACTCCGCTCCAGGCTGGGCGGTTGGTACGCCATCGTCGGCCCCGCCCTCGGCCTGTGCGCCCCGTCCGACGGAGCGCCGCCCGACCCCCAGGGCCTGCGCGACGGCCTCGACTGGGTGCTCACCCACCTCGCCGTCCAGCGCGCCCCCATGGTCCTCGTCCTCGACGACGCGCACTGGGCCGACCCCGAGTCGCTGAGCTGGCTCGCCGCGTTCGCGCCCCGCGCCGAGGAACTGCCGCTGCTGCTCGTCGTCGCGTACCGCCCCGAGGAACTCCCCGGCCACGCCGAGGCGTTGCGCGGTCTGCCGGGTCGCTCCGGCCGCCGCGCCCTCGGCCTCGCACCACTCAGCGCCCCCGCCATCGCCCGCCTGGTCCGCGAGTCGCTCGGCGCCCACGCCGACGACGCGTTCTGCCGCGAGTGCTGGGCCGTCACCGCGGGCAACCCCTTCGAGGCGGTCGAGCTGACCGCGAAGGTCCGCGACCGGGGCCTGACCCCGACCGAGAACGGCGCCCATCTGCTGCGCGACCTCGCCTCCGCGGCCAAGGGCAGCGGACTCGTCGCCATCCTCGAACGCCTGGGCGCCTCCACCGTCCGCCACGCCTGGGCCTGCGCCGTCCTCGGCACCGAGATCTCCCCCGAACTCGCCGCGGCCGTCGCCGGGCTGGGCGCCGAGGAGGCCGCCGACGCCACCGACCGGTTGCGCAACGCCCGCATCCTCACCGGCGTGGACACCCTCGAATTCGTCCACCCGCTGATCGCCACCGCCGTCTACCGCGCCATCCCGCCCGGCGTCCGTGTCGCCCTGCACGGCCAGGCCGCCTGGACCGTCGTCAACGCGGGCCTCGGCCCGTCCGCCGCCGCCCGCCACCTCCTGGAGACCCACCCCGACGGCGACCCGTGGGTCGTGCAGCAACTGCGCTCCGCCGCCCGCGAGACCGTCCGCGCCGGAGCCCCCGAGGCCGCGCGCCGCTACCTCGCCCGCGCGCTGCGCGAACCCCCGCCCTTCGACGACCGCGCCGTCGTCCTCTACGAACTCGGCAGCGCCTCCCTGCTCACCGAGCCCGCCACCACCGTCAACCACCTCCGCGCCGCCCTGGAAGAACCCATCACCGACCCCGCGCTGCGCCACGGCATCGTCTACCGCCTCTCCCAGGTCCTCGCCCACAGCGACCGGCTGGTGGAGGCGTCCGAGACCCTCGCGCGCGAGATCCCGGTCACCGTCGACGCCCGCGTACGGCTGCGCATGCAGGCCGAACAGTTCATGTGGGACGCCTTCCGCGCCGACGAACCCGACTCCCCGGCCCGTTCCCGGCGCCTCGCGAAGCTCGCCGACCGGCTCACCGGCCGCGACCTCACCGAGCGCTACATCATCGGCCTGCGCACCTGGGACGCGACCCTGCGCGGGGAACCCGTCGACACCGTGATCCACCACGCCGAGCGCGCCCTGTCCGGCGGCCTGCGCTGGGCCGCCGACGAGGACCGCGGCTTCGAGGTGCCCGTCCTGGTCGCCCTCTCGTACATGTACGCCGACCGGCCGGGCCGCACCGAGGAACTCTTCGTCGAGGGCATCGCCGACTTCGAGCACGCCGGCTGGCACGGCGCCCACCTGTCCTTCGCGTACACCCTGCTCGCCTACGTCCGCTACCGGCGCGGCCGTCTCGCCGAGGCCGAGGACTTCGTGCGCGCGGGGCTGCGCCTCGCCGAGCGCGTCGGGCCCGGCACCCCCGCCCACTGGTACGCCGTCGGCATCCTCGTCCAGGTCCTCCTCGCACGCGGCCGCGTCACCGAGGCGGGCACGGTCGCCGAGTCGTACGCCTTCGGGCCGCCGTTCCCCTCGGCGGTCGTCTTCCCCGACTCCCAGACCGTGTACGGCGAGCTGCTCCTCGCGCTCGGCCGCACCAAGGAGGCCGCCGCCGAGCTCGCCGCCGCCGGGCGCAGGCTCGACCCGCGCGGCATGCGCAACCCCGCCTGGTGCCCCTGGCAGCTCCACCTTGCCCGCGCCGAAGCCCCCGACGCCCCGGAGCGCGCCCTGGCCACCGCCCTCGACGCCGTCGAACGGGCCCGGCACTTCGGTGCGCCGTCCACGATCGGCCAGGCCCTGCGCGCCGCCGCCGACGTCACCTCCGGCGCGGGCCGCGTCAAACTCCTGGAGGAGTCCGTCGCCCACCTCGAACGCTCACCGGCCGGCTACGAACTGGCCTGCTCGCTCGTCGCCCTCGGCGCCGAGCTCCGCCGCACCGGACATGCCAAGGACGCCGCCGACCAGCTCTACCGCGGCCTCGACACGGCCGTGGCCTGCGGCGCCGACGGCCTCGTCGAGCGGGCCCGCGACGAACTGGCCGCCGCCGGTCTGCGCCCGCGCCCGCTGCACGGCGCCGCCACCGACACCCTCACCGCGCGGGAACGGGCCGCGGCGGCGGGCGCCGTACGCGGCCTGTGCCCCGCCGAGATCGGCAGCGAGCTGCACCTGGAGGAGGCCACCGTGGTGCGGCTCCTCTCGGCGGTCTACCGCAAGGTCGGCACGGACCCGGCGGGCCTGCCCGTCGCCCTCGGGAGCGCGGCGGACGAACCACCGCACTGA